The Podospora bellae-mahoneyi strain CBS 112042 chromosome 7, whole genome shotgun sequence genome includes a window with the following:
- a CDS encoding hypothetical protein (EggNog:ENOG503NYXH; COG:S) codes for MGLVDYSDSDSDAELSQPQAQKPASVPAASAANNKKPFQKLVGGSGKIVVNLPTTSAAGKTADDDGPPAKRAKTTTGGSRFGNFGSFLPPPKKTTAIAASSDSSARQPGSAPAPRVNLRTGTEPAFVREGDDGYGDSSSTSGGGGLNLPAPKKSSGPSIPEGQKPESEVKLVGKPLMFKPLSVARKKTGLNAKKKTTATATVAKTEVPARVSTPTEAVITDPPGPPSPQKKHVSLFSVDDDEDAPPPVPTATTSTGAYEPLFTVPEPSPTLQHAHDVTAPYPVETTQPSNPVPDAFAGLSKAARRELFGRSDQVPSNMINFNMEAEYNSNEALRQSGEQQVYNPIRSIAPGKHSLRQVVNMAQNNQSALEDSFAKGKQNKSDAAGRYGWK; via the coding sequence ATGGGCTTGGTGGACTACTCAGACTCGGATTCCGATGCCGAACTTTCACAACCACAGGCACAGAAACCAGCGTCTGTCCCGGCAGCCAGCGCCGCAAACAATAAGAAGCCATTTCAGAAGCTTGTCGGAGGCTCAGGCAAGATCGTTGTCAACTTACCGACCACGAGCGCGGCAGGCAAGACTGCCGACGATGACGGGCCACCCGCGAAACGCGCCAAAACGACGACCGGCGGAAGTCGATTCGGCAATTTTGGCTCTTTCTTACCACCACCGAAGAAAACAACTGCCATCGCTGCATCATCCGATTCCTCTGCGAGGCAGCCAGGCTCAGCGCCAGCACCAAGGGTGAACTTGAGGACAGGCACGGAACCAGCTTTTGTAAGAGAAGGAGACGACGGCTATGGCGATAGCTCATCGACATCAGGAGGCGGtggcctcaacctcccagcTCCCAAAAAGAGCTCTGGCCCATCAATACCCGAGGGTCAAAAACCAGAATCGGAGGTCAAGCTGGTGGGGAAGCCGCTCATGTTCAAGCCGCTTTCAGttgcgaggaagaagactgGACTGAACGCCAAAAAGAAGACGACAGCAACAGCGACAGTAGCGAAGACTGAGGTTCCAGCGCGGGTGTCGACACCGACAGAAGCAGTGATCACAGACCCGCCAGGACCCCCGAGTCCGCAAAAGAAACATGTCTCCCTGTTCTctgtcgacgacgacgaagatgcTCCTCCACCTGTCCCCACGGCCACAACATCCACGGGCGCCTACGAGCCTTTATTCACAGTCCCAGAACCCTCTCCTACCTTGCAACACGCACATGATGTCACAGCGCCTTACCCTGTAGAAACAACCCAACCTTCAAACCCGGTACCGGACGCGTTTGCCGGCCTTTCCAAGGCGGCCCGCCGTGAGCTTTTTGGTCGCTCGGACCAAGTACCGTCCAACATGATAAACTTCAACATGGAAGCCGAATACAACTCCAACGAAGCCCTCAGACAGTCGGGTGAGCAGCAGGTTTACAATCCGATCAGATCGATTGCTCCAGGAAAGCACAGCTTGAGACAGGTGGTCAACATGGCCCAGAACAACCAGAGTGCCCTGGAGGATAGCTTTGCCAAAGGCAAGCAGAACAAAAGTGACGCTGCAGGGAGATATGGATGGAAGTGA
- a CDS encoding hypothetical protein (EggNog:ENOG503P8EM): MYGTPRTSRVMRETHISRSSEHLTSLGLSIPQFTRLPHPAIPRSVELLSFVALPRKKPNQHFDHQPFTTANMRFAPILAGFAALVAAQDTTTVVDTTSIDPTDTAAISSIASSAASVSSVVSSALESVSTSAESELNSISTSADSVLSSFSSAIATATGADRDSLTSELAGYTSTVASRVSSATEAAGSASSSVTNAGPQQTAAVAMGALFGGAALLANF; this comes from the exons ATGTACGGTACGCCGCGTACGTCTCGGGTCATGCGAGAGACACATATAAGTAGGTCCTCTGAGCATCTGACCTCACTAGGACTTTCCATCCCACAATTCACCCGTCTGCCTCACCCTGCTATCCCTCGTTCTGTCGAGTTGCTGTCTTTTGTCGCTTTACCTCGCAAAAAGCCTAACCAACACTTTGATCACCAACCCTTCACAACCGCCAACATGCGTTTCGCTCCTATCCTCGCCGGCTTTGCTGCCCTTGTTGCT GCccaagacaccaccaccgttgtcgacaccaccagcatCGACCCCACAGACACCGCCGCTATCTCGTCCATTGCTTCCAGCGCGGCCTCTGTCTCCTCCGTCGTCAGCTCTGCCCTTGAGTCGGTGAGCACCTCTGCCGAGTCAGAGCTCAActccatcagcaccagcGCCGACTCTGTGCTCTCCAGCTTCAGCTCTGCCATCGCCACTGCCACCGGCGCCGACAGAGATTCCCTCACCTCGGAGCTGGCCGGCTACACCTCCACCGTCGCTTCCCGTGTCAGCTCCGCCACCGAGGCTGCCGGGTCTGCCTCCAGCTCTGTCACCAACGCCGGCCCTCAACAGACGGCCGCCGTCGCCATGGGTGCCCTCTTTGGTGGTGCCGCCCTCTTGGCCAACTTTTAA
- a CDS encoding hypothetical protein (EggNog:ENOG503P1SR), whose translation MADSPRSPKRRRILASINRPDHDAGSDSDEYGPRPAGQPSKTHRDMPRHKSTPPGEEPPDAKDEPHQSEKQDDPMPRDGSIQTLEADGNSTKPKPTKFRFKSKPSRSRRDRDKDREERDLDRDKRRSSSRDRTSSQSHHHRHRSRSPSDKHRRSSHRHHHHRSSRRRRSPSPQQPDPFAPDPLDPETAFRESLFDAMADDEGAAYWEAIYGQPIHIYANPEHVNPATGHLEKMTDEEYAEYVRQKMWEKTHAGLLEEREKRKKQKEEQAKKDEERRRIEKEMERSFIRGEERRLKRSWRTRFERYLQKWEEWVKDTAPGAEKIPWPIGVERDEEGGFRAGEVRTFFVNGLGLEETGEKEFVARLKEERVRWHPDKIQQRLLGGSGTVDKGVMRDVTAVFQVVDGLWGELRRNMGK comes from the coding sequence ATGGCAGACTCACCACGCTCGCCCAAGAGGCGGCGTATTCTCGCCTCAATCAACCGCCCAGATCACGATGCCGGCAGCGATAGCGATGAATACGGCCCAAGACCAGCAGGCCAACCAAGCAAGACGCATCGCGATATGCCCCGCCATaaatcaacccctccaggCGAGGAACCACCAGACGCCAAAGATGAACCGCATCAGTCAGAGAAACAGGACGATCCTATGCCTAGAGATGGCTCAATCCAAACCCTAGAAGCAGACGGCAACTCTACGAAGCCGAAACCCACCAAATTCCGCTTCAAATCCAAgccctcccgctcccgccgAGATCGCGATAAAGACAGGGAGGAAAGGGATCTCGACAGAGACAAACGCCGATCCAGCTCCAGAGACCGCACCTCCTCGcaatcccaccaccaccggcacaggtcccgctccccctccgacAAACACCGCCGCTCCTcccaccgtcaccaccaccaccgctcctcccgccgccgccggtccccctccccccaacaacccgaCCCCTTTGCCCCGGACCCTCTAGATCCAGAAACCGCCTTCCGCGAATCCCTCTTCGACGCCAtggccgacgacgaaggcGCCGCATACTGGGAAGCCATCTACGGCCAGCCAATCCACATTTATGCCAACCCCGAACATgtcaaccccgccaccggCCACCTAGAAAAGATGACAGACGAGGAATACGCCGAGTATGTCCGTCAGAAGATGTGGGAGAAGACCCATGCTGGCCTGTTGGAAGAACGGGAGAAGcgcaaaaagcaaaaagaggaacaggccaagaaggacgaagaaagaaggaggatagaaaaagaaatggaGAGGAGTTTTATacgaggggaggagaggcggTTGAAACGGTcatggaggacgaggtttGAGAGGTATCTACAGAAatgggaggagtgggttaAAGATACTGCCCCGGGGGCGGAGAAGATTCCTTGGCCGATCGGAgtggagagggatgaggaggggggttttagggcgggggaggtgaggacCTTTTTTGTGAATgggctggggctggaggagactggggagaaggagtttgtggctaggttgaaggaggagagggtgaggtggcaTCCGGATAAGATACAGCAgcggttgttgggggggtcGGGGACGGTGGATAAGGGGGTTATGAGGGATGTCACGGCGGTTTTTCAGGTTGTGGATGGGTTGTGGGGGGAGCTAAGGAGGAATATGGGGAAGTGA
- a CDS encoding hypothetical protein (EggNog:ENOG503P2NN): MAPIMRNRISSPLEAGPSIADSLPVYVNEALDYASKRLAKKGANITLLVVRRDYQLPTSTIITSPTFTPGSHVLNTAALRPTLPPVSRLEALKQFVKLNNSTTSDGSVRERIVHIHLDRFSDGTVSPAFSEASAISSSTYSSVDSTFTSTSTSSNRFRWPGSPSHYGGSSVPMTPATPFTVMSDNSVEHSSVAHQTGMRFIHAEPLSPKDEKLLSQTIEKTSKKFKLGSEWLSRPVSASSLSLPPDLIRLSLSQNQPLFTSSHLNLLSLDSLYTFRTAFQAYARTRSSYRLEDAVDELRRLYLSNGRRPLLKSILLNSYRWLDPICDHSLSQVCRMYERAYGGNVITDDTKDASGAAWPLVAEDKEILFTLNSPTDSETEDDDDLDHDEKFDLKAIEAWYRTTSIHHHHQPPPPPPRERERTVLRIDPLRSHPSNSPHDILLPSPVRPAPVPIPEERRTITPKLFPAPPGRNPALLQLKLQTTFEKRLPLPPREEETHSAISEKEDDDEEEEEEEEHTARPQSAVRSFPPPTILTTAKPGNGSAPPSAQWSKTNFSLNEIMLSPDESGSGSGGVGDNEPEERERVGPLTPNGYDDISPITRGEWGFLFPVVAERQRMVRVETCT; this comes from the exons ATGGCGCCTATCATGAGGAATCGGATCTCATCGCCTCTCGAGGCTGGCCCATCCATCGCCGACAGCCTACCGGTCTACGTCAACGAGGCCTTGGATTATGCGTCGAAGAGACTGGCTAAGAAGGGGGCCAACATTACACTGCTTGTTGTTCGCCGCGACTACCAACTGCCGACATCCACCATTATTACCTCTCCGACCTTTACGCCAGGCTCGCACGTCCTCAACACAGCAGCATTGCGGCCTACCCTGCCTCCTGTCTCGAGATTGGAAGCCCTCAAGCAGTTCGtcaagctcaacaacagcacaacGAGTGACGGAAGTGTACGAGAGAGGATTGTCCATATTCATTTGGATCGGTTCAGCGATGGCACCGTATCACCTGCCTTTAGCGAGGCTTCTGCCATTTCCAGCTCCACCTACTCCTCGGTCGACTCGACCTttaccagcaccagcaccagcagcaatcGGTTCCGATGGCCAGGTAGTCCATCTCATtatggcggcagcagcgtGCCCATGACACCTGCCACGCCTTTCACCGTGATGTCAGACAACAGTGTTGAGCATTCAAGTGTTGCACACCAGACTGGCATGAGGTTCATCCATGCTGAACCTTTGAGCCCCAAAGATGAGAAACTTTTGTCTCAGACAATTGAGAAGACATCCAAGAAGTTCAAGCTGGG ATCCGAATGGCTCTCCCGACCAGTCTCAGcctcttccctttccctccctccaGATCTCATCCGCCTCTCGCTCTCACAAAACCagcccctcttcacctcatCCCACCTCAATCTCCTCTCACTCGACTCCCTCTACACCTTCCGCACAGCCTTCCAAGCCTACGCCCGCACCCGCTCCTCCTACCGCCTGGAAGACGCCGTCGACGAGCTCCGCCGCCTCTACCTCTCCAACGGCCGGCGTCCTCTACTGAAgagcatcctcctcaactctTACCGATGGCTTGACCCCATCTGCGACCACTCCCTAAGCCAGGTCTGCCGCATGTACGAGCGTGCCTACGGCGGCAACGTCATCACAGACGACACCAAAGATGCCAGCGGCGCAGCATGGCCATTAGTAGCCGAAGACAAAGAAATTCTTTTCACGCTCAACTCCCCGACCGACTCGGAAaccgaagatgatgatgatcttgACCATGACGAAAAGTTTGACCTCAAGGCGATAGAAGCATGGTAccgcaccacctccatccatcatcaccaccaaccaccgccaccaccgccaagaGAGCGAGAAAGGACAGTCCTCAGAATCGACCCCCTCCGCTCTCACCCTTCCAATTCCCCGCATGATATCCTTTTGCCATCTCCCGTCCGTCCTGCTCCTGTCCCTATCCCGGAAGAAAGGAGGACAATAACACCTAAGCTCTTCCCTGCCCCACCAGGGAGAAACCCAGCGTTGTTGCAGTTGAAACTGCAAACCACCTTTGAGAAACGTCTCCCTTTGCCCCCAAGAGAGGAGGAAACTCACTCCGCCATCTCAGAaaaagaagatgatgatgaagaagaagaagaagaagaagagcacaCCGCCCGTCCCCAAAGCGCGGTTAGATCGTTCCCTCCTCCTACCATTTTGACTACTGCCAAACCGGGGAACGGCTCCGCTCCCCCATCAGCCCAGTGGTCAAAAACAAATTTTTCCCTCAACGAGATCATGCTCTCACCCGACGAgtcagggtcagggtcaggTGGGGTAGGTGATAACGAACCAGAAGAAAGGGAAAGAGTCGGACCTCTAACACCAAACGGCTACGACGACATCAGCCCCATCACCAGAGGAGAGTGGGGGTTTTTGTTCCCTGTCGTGGCGGAGAGGCAGAGGATGGTCAGGGTGGAGACTTGTACTTAG
- the AVO1 gene encoding Component of a membrane-bound complex containing the Tor2p kinase (COG:T; EggNog:ENOG503NVQ5) produces the protein MSVIQVEDLVLYQLRTSYLNDIADGVGERLFTLNENFLNSAPFKSAGWRPNPALIKRTHSPPIPTAIASEYFQAPKAAGLTLEDEGEENGLFPGGVPETLGPSLATKRRRRREQMEEDDSSDLSDESDDEPDQRAAQQIKFAKMPVRNRSGSSPLQSSNLRQMTTVSPARPVPRRGSQSALETVKERARRDTVTSSEVSSENEFESSGYHRHREAARQAAARAAKLSVKLTEPTEGIKRQGSELLEEEAESDSDASDMSSAFIESIDSASILEAVKNPMNASLREQVVGTPPREFTRRMTIRKSAMPLPLHLPVGDLPPPRPLSTIRPISMIQPKSLLSAALKAKKTKPTLPFDGFASLSGQGDPNPIMLRIYAPFSKQPSKPFEVLIRRTVHEGEGGDRVVTVADLIGLSLWRYNEEKLEPPLPSDKLNVNWWTLRMVEEDGEVDDDFPPLERKKQLISFTTANNRAGRARSASKVYDIFALSQASQDEFEENQRVTPQFEQEAGGEEEDKDLTPKGTPRPEAVLGAPAPPRENPVLNTGYKAGTMFADVPQSTQPTAPASRGEKRLLRIHIHSSDAAPGQMLTLDVSTETWLAEVLDTACRKRQLDKANHVLKVPNTGTVVMLDRTVASLGNITELDLYRRRFATDGPLTMTGSPSSSSPRPVLFSDNSSWTKAKKPKLLGTHPLAKEVLKQDELGLSTQVRKYTVWRKQPMRLLSEKLFAIDSEHVHIMPASGTKSGDLDSKMTSIHFSNVVGCKVSRKHPTNFKLVVYKSTESKRYDFVTSSPESAAEIVQELKKGISPYREV, from the exons ATGTCTGTCATTCAAGTCGAAGA TTTGGTCTTGTACCAACTCCGAACCAGCTACTTGAACGATATCGCTGATGGAGTTGGCGAGCGTCTTTTCACTTTGAACGAGAACTTCCTCAATTCAGCACCTTTCAAATCGGCAGGATGGCGCCCAAATCCCGCTCTCATCAAGAGGACTCATTCGCCTCCGATTCCAACGGCCATTGCTTCCGAGTATTTCCAGGCTCCCAAGGCGGCTGGACTAACGCTGGAAGATGAGGGCGAAGAAAATGGCTTGTTTCCAGGTGGTGTTCCGGAGACACTTGGGCCAAGTCTAGCGACGAaacggcggcgccggcgtgAGCAaatggaggaagatgacAGCAGCGATCTTAGCGATGAAAGCGACGATGAGCCTGATCAACGTGCTGCTCAGCAGATAAAATTTGCGAAGATGCCTGTGCGCAACCGATCAGGTTCCTCTCCTCTGCAATCATCCAACCTACGGCAGATGACCACCGTTTCACCTGCTCGCCCTGTCCCAAGGAGAGGCTCGCAGTCCGCTCTCGAAACTGTCAAAGAACGGGCTAGACGCGACACGGTGACGAGTAGTGAGGTCTCTTCGGAGAATGAATTTGAGTCATCAGGTTATCACAGGCACAGGGAAGCCGCCCGACAAGCGGCAGCTAGAGCCGCCAAGCTGTCGGTCAAGCTAACCGAGCCCACCGAGGGCATCAAGAGACAGGGAAGTGAACTTctcgaggaagaggcggagTCCGATTCTGATGCCTCGGATATGTCTTCGGCTTTCATTGAGAGCATCGACTCAGCATCCATTTTAGAGGCTGTGAAGAACCCTATGAACGCTTCGCTTCGGGAACAGGTTGTGGGCACACCACCCAGGGAGTTCACGCGAAGGATGACGATACGGAAGTCGGCAATGCCCTTGCCTCTACACTTACCGGTGGGCGatctaccaccaccccgtccGTTGAGCACAATTCGGCCCATCAGCATGATCCAGCCGAAGAGTTTGTTATCCGCAGCTCTGAAAGCCAAGAAGACAAAGCCAACCCTCCCGTTCGATGGATTTGCCTCGCTTTCTGGTCAGGGAGACCCGAATCCCATCATGCTGCGCATTTATGCCCCATTTTCGAAGCAGCCCTCAAAACCATTCGAGGTTCTTATTCGGCGGACGGTtcatgagggagaaggcggcgacCGAGTCGTAACGGTTGCCGACCTAATTGGTTTGAGCTTGTGGCGATATAACGAAGAAAAGCTGGAGCCACCACTTCCCAGCGACAAGCTCAATGTGAACTGGTGGACTTTACGAatggttgaggaagatggcgaagtCGATGATGACTTCCCACCCTTGGAGCGCAAAAAGCAGCTCATCTCATtcacaacagcaaacaacaGGGCCGGAAGAGCACGTTCAGCTTCCAAAGTCTACGACATTTTTGCTTTGTCGCAAGCTTCACAGGATGAATTTGAAGAAAACCAGCGGGTGACACCGCAGTTCGAGCAAGAAGCcggcggcgaagaggaggacaaggaccTTACTCCCAAGGGCACGCCCCGACCCGAGGCCGTCTTGGGTGCTCCCGCGCCGCCTAGAGAGAACCCCGTCCTCAACACTGGATACAAGGCAGGCACCATGTTCGCCGATGTGCCTCAATCTACCCAGCCTACCGCACCTGCGTCCCGCGGTGAGAAGAGGCTCCTTCGCATTCACATTCACTCGTCAGATGCTGCACCAGGGCAGATGCTCACACTCGACGTCAGCACCGAAACGTGGTTAGCCGAAGTTCTGGACACGGCGTGTAGAAAACGCCAGCTAGACAAGGCCAATCATGTGTTGAAGGTTCCGAATACCGGCACCGTGGTGATGCTTGACCGAACGGTCGCTTCGTTGGGCAATATCACAGAATTAGATCTGTACCGTCGGCGCTTTGCCACAGACGGGCCACTCACCATGACGGGTTCGCCAAGCAGCTCGTCGCCTAGGCCGGTTCTGTTTTCTGATAACTCCAGCTGGACCAAGGCGAAGAAACCCAAGCTTTTGGGTACCCATCCATTGGCAAAGGAGGTACTGAAGCAGGATGAGCTTGGACTCAGCACCCAGGTCAGAAAGTACACAGTTTGGCGGAAGCAGCCGATGCGGTTGCTGTCAGAGAAGCTGTTTGCCATTGACAGTGAGCATGTCCACATCATGCCAGCCTCTGGCACCAAGAGTGGGGATCTCGATTCCAAGATGACATCCATCCACTTCAGCAATGTGGTGGGCTGCAAGGTTTCACGCAAGCACCCGACCAATTTCAAG CTCGTGGTGTACAAGTCTACCGAGAGCAAGAGGTACGACTTTGTGACCAGCAGCCCGGAATCTGCGGCAGAGATTGTTCAAGAACTCAAGAAGGGCATTTCGCCATACCGAGAAGTCTGA